The window GACAAGTGCCTGTGTTCAATGAGACAAACAGGACACCATTGGCTGTAGCAGAGATAATGACCAGTAATACTAATAGAACCTACCATTATAACTCCTGTTCACTTGTGGGGGAAGCTCAGGGTGTTGGCAACTTCAGAATGAGGCCCCTGTTGCACACCAAAAACGCTCACCCTCTTTAGTGGGAAGCGTGGGTGTGTAGGGAATGGAGGATTGGACCTCAGAAGACCAGTTACAGGGAAATCCCGGTTTCTTCAGGAACACAGTCAAAACTGATGCTATATCCTCACCAACTTGTCTCCAAACTCAGGCTTAGTCTAGCAGTCTGGAGGTTCACATGGGGGTCACGTCCAAGTAGCTGTGCTGAgtgctgggtgtgtgtgtatgtgtatatggaGGTGGGCGTAGAATCTTCCTCCCTATGATGAAATGGCACCTGTAGGCTTTTAGGCAATACCCCTGTAGCAGGAAAGGCTGGAAAAATGCACCTCGCCACAAATTTCCAGTGTTCCTCTTTCCTGAGCATTGCCATGCTGGGGACTTGCATGGAACAGAGCCCTGTACTGAGTTCCCCTTTTTGTCTAGGTCATGGAGTCCAGAAGATATAGTTAGAAACTTGTGATAAATAGCGAGGTCACATCCTTGCATTTATATGACAAGATCCAGCAATTCATCAAACTTTATATTTTTTAGTCATTTAGAGATAAAACGTTCTGGTGCTGGAGCATACAGTACCCCCCTTTTGTGCCTATGAAGAGAAGTGGAGGCTTGAATTACCCATGTAGTGCCTGATGCAatgcccactgacatcaatggatgTTGGATCAGACCCTTGTAACATCCATGCCCCTGCATTTATGACATTAAGCCAGCTCCAATGTTAGTAACTGGAAGTCAGCTTTTAATTTCAGTTCAATGCAGCTTTACCATCAGAAATACAACATCAGGCTGACATTTCCAAAACGAGCAGACAATGCAGATGCccatttcccattgattttaatcagATTTGGGAGGCCAAATCCCTTCAGTggatgaaaatctcagccttaatgTCTTAAACTTAAATAacaaggaatccggtggcaccttaaagactaacagatttatttgggcataagctttcgtgggtaaaaaatccacttcttcaaatgcatggagtgaaaattacagatgcgggcataaatatactgaaacatgaagagaagggagttacctcacaagtggagaaccaatgctgacagggccaattcaatcagggtggatgtggtccactcccaataattgatgaggaggtgtcaatactaAGAGAGGGAAAGTtgtttttgtagtgagccagccacttctCTCTTGGTATTGGTCCCTCCCCAGCAACATTATATCTATTTGTTAATAATggaaggcctgattttcagaagactTCATGAGAAATTttaggagtacttatggcaccttagagactaaccaatttatttgagcatacgctttcgtgagctacagctcacttcatcggatgcatgctgtggaaagtgtagaagatcttattatatacacacaaaaagcatgaaaaaatacctcctcccaccccactctcctgctggtaatagcttatctaaagtgatcactctccttacaatgtgtatgataatcaaggtgggccatttccagcacaaatccagggtttaactagaatgtctgaggaacggggggtggggggtggggggtgtagactagagagattgaagtgttatccgactggtttatgaatgttataattcttgacatctgatttgtggagaacacttcaatctgtctggtcacgcgattacagacatgaaagttgcgatattacaacagaaaaacttcaaaaccagactccagcgagagactgctgaattggaattcatttgcaaattggatacaattaacttaggcttgaatagagactgggagtggctaagtcattatgcaaggaacctatttccccttgttttttcttcccccgttcctcagacgttcttgataaaccctggatttgtgctggaaatggctcaccttgattatcatacacattgtaaggagcgtgatcactttacataagctattaccagcaggagagtggggtggggagagagaaaaccttttgtagtgataaacacccattttttcatggtttgtgtgtataaaaacatcttctgtattttccacagtatgcatccgatgaagtgagctgtagctcacgaaagcttatgctcaaataaattggttagtctctaaggtgccacaagtactccttttctttttgcgaatacagactaacacggctgttactctgaaacccgagAAATTTTAGGTATtcagcactttctaaaaaatCAAGTCATAAATCTGCGGAAGGTTTAATCTCTTGTGTCTATATTCAAGCATTGGAAAATAACATTGCTAATAAGAAACACATTAGAATTCATTCTGTTACCCAGCAGCTCTGtattcttggggaaccagggtgcagtacccagcctctctgactcatgaaagacctttccacccccagcctctgcttgaaccaaaaccaatcagaagagttacaaaaatcaatgaaaaggcagtgggagacacacctaaatgcctaggacaagggtgacaggattaaggaaactcccctagcctcatttgcagcgaagatgggacagggaggcatctccattagcatacagaatagaaaacagagattccaaggcaagaaccacaaGAAACTCTGAGccccagaaaagcagggaagcactgcatgatgggggatctctgctccagatgttaatgaacccacgcctgcacacacccatctctgtagttatcagaccaattctagtaataaatcctttctTGGTGTTaaaatagtgaagctccctaattgcattgtgagctcccttcAAGGAATACCATCCACAGCCATGAATGATCAGCTTccattgtctagcctgaacaaaacaactttgataTACTCCTTTGAGCCATtggtttacccataaacaaatctactgttctcccttgaaccattattgcttctctacaaaaacccctaagcatgctcaagtaagtgctccgatgcctggatccaaaatctgcctctgatccattgggacttcatcttctgaCTGATCATGccgggggctctgcctgtctctcagctaccaccaccaccacctaggaACCACAATcaattagatttaatattataactgttttgtttgtttggctcccctatggttattacctggcaagaaataactttcatgattacgctggctgtttctctctctctctcttccccccgctctcctcGTGAGTGTTTTTTAGTTTCCTCATTCCTTCCGTAGCAATGCTCCTCATACCGAAGCGAAAAGGTCCCCGCAGCGCCCCAAAATCCTATGCTGATCAAGcaggttactaccagaacaattgtaatgtgaaagtggggacAGAGACGTGTTGAACCCAGGACATATGAGGgcggcagcttggaagtgctgctctacccagtctgctgagtccaggggcatagGAAGGTGGcagattgaaagtgctgctcgacccagcctgctctATTCTGGTGCGGTGCCTGtgacccaggggtgaaagtaagggggtATGGGCCGGTATGGCGTACCAGTAAAAGGTAGCCACCAGGACCGGCCCGTACTGCTGACTTTAAAGCGCTGCTTAAAgcactgccccttttgcgcccccaCTGGGTCCCTACCAGCAGGGTCGCCAGTGCGGGGGCCCCAAAGAGGCAGCGATGACCCAGCTGGGGGGCACAAAAAGGGCAGCGATGTTAAAAagctgccacggcagcgctttaatatCACTGCCCCTTTTCCGCCCCCCGCCCGCTGACGGTGGGAGGGCAAAAGAAGTAGCTGCCCCGGGCCcacgatttaaaagggcccagggctccggccaccTCTGCTGCTACCGCGGCTGCGCCAGCCGgagcccaggccctttaaatcgccgccggAGCCACAGGCAGCGTGGGCCAGGGAGCACAGACGGACTGGCTtggggatgctgacccccagcccaccccttccgcccgaggcctCGCCCCTTTCGGGGGGAGCCAGAGCAGCCCCGTAGCGGTAAAATCTGCATTTTACTTTCAGCCCTGgggtgacagcttggaggtgctgctcgacccagcttactgagtccagggacatataaagggccagcttgggagtgctgattaaccccgTCCTCTCAGAcgcgctctgttaatgtgtgcGTGTTCGTGTGATTCTGAGGCTTgaaagaacccagccctggggaatctaggtcctgcaggatagctcccgTGGGTGGGAACTTGCAACAGGGAGAACTAGAGCTCTATATGAAAACTTAAGTGActcaagcagtacattgatagaaatACAGaacctccccccatctccccagaagagtaaccctaataaatgagcataccccaaagtaatgggcaaagctGGTAACAATTCCAAACTTCAAAGATATAATTATCTTCAGAAACAATCCCCAAACAGCACTCAGCCTTCTCCTAAATATTTTTGGGAGACAGACATTTTGAGGATAGGCACCAGAAGATAAATGAAACAGCTAATAGAAAGaataaacattaaataaatataCTAAATTCAGGTAAAGTCCTGCTggcttgttggatcatattaaagaagttctgtattaaaatcacaaatgagtttgattccccatagtttaaattccagggtattactaattaagaggtctcttggtttttggtgctgtttctctccctctatgtgtgaaacttgcaagctgctaattgtgttagtacattctaagtcagagtctgttctcaaagcaattctttgtagcaacaactactcacacagagagaaactcaaagcaatactctgtaacaatagaaacaacACCCAGaaactccccgcccttttgttgtattcatctccctttgttaacaattgtgattaaaatagagatagaggatgtatgtggatggatgcttggtgtggataataactaaatgatcagggaggtgccagcctaagaatgcagtgtccatcggctgaagaaggtgtcaagtggaaatagcCAGaggacccctcccctcccccaccccccctccccggagggtagactggaatccacccaacagcctcaagaatgggagaaccaaagaacaagataacatctggcagcacggagccgtcaggaatgtgacatctgctgattgattcagcaacagcacgatgaagcaattcccatagactggcataggaagaaattcctataaaaatggactctagaaagtgagaactttggggtctgattctgcaaaccaacttccaggagcatcagatgtgcatctgacaaggccctgctccctcctcatgtccagaccacctggccagtggcttggcatgagcaactctaaggctggtaactatgataacaacatagcagaacctgtgtgtgtgtgtgtgtgtatgaatgaatgtgtgaataaatataaggttgaatggaatgttatagctataactaactgcctACTATGattttctgtattcacaataaatgtggtattttgccttttcccctttaataagatcctgctggtttttattttattggtataacaggctCAAAGATAtctttttcaaaatgtaaaaaagaatagAGAATGATACATTTAAACTGCAATAAAAGTTACAATAAACATTACAGTAGATATACAGTCATATCTGATTCTGGTTTAGTCCAGAAGGTAACATTAATTAAGTAAAAGAAATACGGGAGCAACAGtacaaataaattacaatgacATTACTGTATTTTAGAAGAACATTGAAAGtctaatttaaataaagaaataccAAGAATGTTTCAAGATAAGATTTCATGTCATCTTTTGCCCACTTTACGTGTGGACTGTAGGAGTCTGAAAGGCATGAGATCTTATTGCAGACCATGTGCTGCCATCTGACAATtacttgttttagttttttgtttgttttcaatttgTCCTTATGAGATATGCTGGGTTGAAGGCACTGGACACTACATATCTCCATTTATTTGCAGGTACAGTGTAGCCAGCAGTAATGAAAGTTTCTCAGCACTGTCTCACCCGTATACCACTATCATGCCCTGGGGAGCTCTTAACTAGTGCCAGAAGGTAGATCAGCCTCTGCGTCTCAATACCTTGCTGTTAATAAGGCAGCCAACTGTGCTGTGGACTCTTATCTGCTAGGATCTGGACCAAACACTAATACTGAAGGATCAGCTCCCAAATTAGACCCTGCAGTTCTATTTGCAAGGGATTGATGGCAAGCCAAACCCTTCAGATATAAGGTTCAAGTTCAAACTGTAGAGGAATCATAAAAAATAGTCATAAATGTACTAGATGCTACAACGTCTTGCAAGATTTATCAAGTACAGTACAAGATTTGAACAAAGAATCAAACATTTGAAATAGATGATTCCATGAATTCCAGACCTGTACAATAGCTTGATGCAGGGGTTTTGTCTGTATGCTCTAAGCTGGTCACTTATGGTAACTCTGAACGCAAGGAACTCTTCTTGATTTCTGCCTTCCGCTGAGGATGTCAGGTAAATTAAAACCAAATGTCTAAAGCTTATTAGAAATATTTACAGGGCTTTAATTTGGGTCTACCATTTCCAGTGTTTAACCCCAAATACTACTGCATGTATGCATGCAAACCCTGGGATGTTCCATCTCTATTAGAACCCACAGAGTCCCCTTCGAAGATGAAAGTGTACGAGAAAAAGATTGAGCCTGAGAACAAATTTGTCAAGTTTTAGTTTGACTTGAAGGAAACCAGTCAATTGACTGTAGCTGCTCCTTGCAAAGCATGGTTTAGAATGAAAATACTGGCGGGCTGTGGTTTAAGTAAGTTGGGAGGCAGACATCAGATCCCTCGTCTGATAGGCATTCACACTCCTCCGACATAGCCTCCAGGAACTTAGTGCTGGGGCCATGCATTGTGACAAAGACACATCAAAATGTTGGGTCAAtatccccatgttgtgatgccccaAACACGTGACCACCATCTCTTTTGGGGGGCATCTTAAACACTGCTAGCAGAACCCTCATTAAGACACTGTTGATGGTTGACATCTCTACGGTTCCTTTCAAAGTGTGGCGATTATGGTAAATTTTGATTTTCCAATGTCTGTGCTACTTCCTGTGATTCTTTTGAATTTTTCAACTTGAGGCTGGCATTGATGGATGATTGATATCTCCATTTTGTCATACTCTCGTAGAAATCTTTTCTAACATGTTCACTAGCCAAGACATAGATGATTGGATCAGCAACGCTGTTAGCAGTGGATAAGCACAGAAAGGCCGCAGAAGTAGAATATATGCGAAGTTCAAATGCACATGAGCCGTTCTGATGCAAAAGAAAGTTTATGGATCTTATCAGGAGCACCAAATGGTAGGGAGCAAAGCAGATCAGAAAAATGGTGATGATGGCCATAGCCAAGTACTTCACTTTGGCTTTTTGGCGTTTGCCCAAGCTGCTGCTTGTTTCGGTACTTTGGAAAATTTTGTAGTTTGTGAAAATGAGGATTGTGCAAGGAATGGCAAATCCAGCTAGGAACCTGGCAAGGTTGAAATAAGCCAATTGTAAGTTGAGTGGTAAAGTCTCAAAGCAGGTTGTACGGTTTGAAGTCTGCTCGCCATCTGGTAAAATAAATACTGGGCAGTGGATTACTAAAACCGCAGAAAAGAGAATGGATGTGATGAAGATTGCAGTTCTCTGATGCCTCACTCCCTTGGATTCCAAAGCATACACCACTGCTACATAGCGATCAATAGAAATGCAACACAAGAGCAGAATGCTGATATATATGTTGCAGAAAAAGATATATCCTGTTAGCTTGCAAACCACTGACCCCATCTcccatttgtgtttgttttgtacaTAGGTAGTCCAGAGGGGCAGGGTACTCAAGTACATCAGCTCGCACAGCGATAAGCCAAAAATGTAGATGGCAAGAACGTTCTTTCTTCGGATCTGTACAAATGTTAGCCATGTAGTAAAGCAATTTGCTGGAAAACCTAAGGCAAAAACAATACTGTAGCACACAACCAGCAGTATCCTGCTGTCCTCATAGGGCATTGATGGGCATTCCAGCTTGGATTCATTCATTATGGGGACACAGCGGTGTGCAGAAACCCCAGGATAGCTTTTCCCGATTTGTGTTCCTGTGAATCAAAAGACACGATGCAAAGTTAGCAGCCGTAaaagactgttaaaaatgtgacAGTAAAGGTAATGGTCTGATAACACAGAGCTAGATTGTGCAGCCCTTCCTGACCTTGATTTCACTGGCACTGCTTATGTGAGTGGGTGCTCACCAGGACAGTTGCACAAGCTAGCCCATAGGGAGTTTGTGGAGGCTGCCATGTTGCAGGTGGTTTTAAACCAGAgctactccactgaagtcaaaactgGTGTAACTAAATGGAGGTTCAGGCACATTGAGTTTGTGACTTCTTACTGTTTGTATTGCAGGGGTGCCTAGGAGCCTCAATCGTAGACCAGGGactgcattgtgctaggcgctgtacaaacacagaacaaatggacgggcccagccccaaagagcttacagtctaagtgagTTTACACTCTCTTTCCACAGGGCCCACCAGAGAACTACTCTTTTGTGACTGACCTAGTACATAAATCAGAGAATCTGTGACATAAATGAGACTCTGCCTTTTTCTAATTGCCTGTTTTTGTGATCAGGTTTCTTTCCCCACTTCCCACAGATCTACCACAGGCAGCATGAGTAGTGCCAAATGCTTAACAGactccccctcttctccccccctcaACTCTTTGCCTATACACCCGACTTCTGATTTCAAACCCTAGGGGATCTGTAGGTTAACAACCTGTTTAAGCTTTTCAGTTGCTGCCTGCTGTCCCAGTGCTTTGGTAGGGAGATACGGGAAAAAATGGTACCCATGTCCTATGGAGGAAGAAGCGTCAGAGAAAGCAGGAGGTTTAGGGGACTGATTGCCAACACAGGGCCACATTGAGCACCAGTCATTTTCCCAGTTATGTATAACGCAGGATTAATTTTCACACTGTTTCTCAATTAgccacattattttaaaaaaatccctgaagCGTGGTGTTCACTGCGCATAGTACAACCTGGACCGTTTTAGTTCAATAAGGAATAGGAATGCTTCTCTCCATTGGAGGTGCTCCAAACACTTCACAAACTTTAAGGGCTCCGTTGCACATTGGGCATGGTGAGGAGCTGCACTATCCCATGAGAGACTGTGCCTTGGAGCTCGTGGGTGTGCATGAGTACCACACCCACTTCTAGACCTGAGATGGGATGCAGCCAGCTTCCTCCAGCATGCCAGGCCCACTCCAGAAGCTGGTATGTAAGGGGGAAGAGCCATaactccaccacttccccacccaccccgtATCTCTTTGATGGTCCACGTTCAAAGAGACAAGCGGATTAGCAGTCTATTGCGTGACATTATTAATACacactgtgaccatatagatcgttgttgcaaccaaggtcctatagtggcaccaaatcttgtacgaaggaggtcaagtaaggtgtctatgaaaaggttatgatttgctgattatgattatgctgtctgtatgtgtgtatcatttttgtatttgaagttatgaatattgtctatgtacttgtatctcaatgtgtttgattctaagtagcattagtgaagcatttagtcagcttcttgagaaaggaatctTCAGATTAAGTGcctaatcaagaaacacttaactgacaatggacctttggaggctccaatccacatatgaGGAGCCTCCCTGGGAACATTCAAGGCAGCAcatgagcaatggctgctctaTCTGAAAAGAACTAAGTCATGCTTAGTCCAGGTGACTCCAAACTCcacttgctgctgtgattttccacagtaaaaacaaaggtgtccttccacatggcagagaatataaaaggccctggaaacccctccactttgtcttcaatcctgcttcttacctctggaggaactttgctacactgaagctctgaacaaaggactgaataacccatccaagctgtggatgtactccagagccTTGATTGGAGcctgcagcttattccatcactgctacaagcctgaaccaagaactttgccattactgtatgtcattgattcctttaacaaagtttagctctcatctatatttctttttatgaataaacctttagattttagattctaaaggattggcaacagcgtgatttgtgggtaagatctgacggGTATATTGACctaggtctggggcttggtccttttttcttttactggggcattggttttcataaccattcatccccataaggagtggtgctggtggtgatacaagggaaCTGGAATATCTCAGgtaattgcttgtatgacttctggttagccagtggggtaaaaccgaagtcctctctgtttggctggttcggcgtgccttaatagtaaaggagctccagctttgggctgtaactgccctgctctaagcaatttgtcctgaattgatactctcagtagtgtcccgCCAAATGCAGCTTTGTTACAGCGGCGTAGTCATGCtaggatccacagaaccaggtcaattaagctttggatcagaaccccacgCTATCCAAATTGGAATTTTGGTATTGAGAGTTGTGTTGGTTAAAGATCAGTGATCATGAGCCAGAAAGCATCAGCAGAAGCAATGAAACTGCAAGCCCTGAGAGAGAGCCTGCAATTGGAACAAAAACTGGCAGAAATTCGAATGAGAGAGAAGCAAGCCTTGGAAGAAGGCTGGAAGAAGAAGCAACTGAAAGATAGAAGGAAGCTGCTGAAAGACAGAGAGAAGCTAAAGAAAGAGTGGCTGAATTGGAAAGAGAAGCTTCTGAGAGAGAGGAAAGGGCTCATAGAAGGCACATGGAACGGCTGGCTGCTGAGGAGAGGGTTCGCCAGAAGCAACAAGAAACTGCCAGACTTAAGCTCCAAGTCAAAAAAGCAATGGAAGAACAGCAGAAACTGTATCATCTTGAAAGTCCAGTTTATAGCAATGTTGGTATGCTATATTACTCTGTGTTTAACCCATTATGCTAtgaccagggggagggggactctaACCTGGTGGGAAATAGCTGTTTGTCGGTGCAAaaaagcaatttgtcctgaatagatactctcagtagtgtcccaccaaaggcagcatcaTTACAGTTTGGCCTTTATGTGACCTATGCAAGGGGAGGGGAGGTTCCTTCTGCCCAGTCCTTGCCCTCCCCACAATGTGCCAAGCAGAACTTGATCCTAACTAATTAACTCTCATAACATCCCACTGAGGCAGGTAAGTATCAGAGAGGGAAAAataaggcacagggaggtgaagtgccCCAAGTTGCACTGGAAGCCCGTGTCTGAGATGGGGTAAAGCCCAGATCTTCTACCTGCCAGC of the Eretmochelys imbricata isolate rEreImb1 chromosome 6, rEreImb1.hap1, whole genome shotgun sequence genome contains:
- the GPR132 gene encoding putative G-protein coupled receptor 132; amino-acid sequence: MNESKLECPSMPYEDSRILLVVCYSIVFALGFPANCFTTWLTFVQIRRKNVLAIYIFGLSLCELMYLSTLPLWTTYVQNKHKWEMGSVVCKLTGYIFFCNIYISILLLCCISIDRYVAVVYALESKGVRHQRTAIFITSILFSAVLVIHCPVFILPDGEQTSNRTTCFETLPLNLQLAYFNLARFLAGFAIPCTILIFTNYKIFQSTETSSSLGKRQKAKVKYLAMAIITIFLICFAPYHLVLLIRSINFLLHQNGSCAFELRIYSTSAAFLCLSTANSVADPIIYVLASEHVRKDFYESMTKWRYQSSINASLKLKNSKESQEVAQTLENQNLP